The genomic region ATCTATACTGATGAGAACCATGACCAGATAACCTATTTCTACTGGGGTGCCTCAAAGCTCTTCCCGGAACTTGAACCACCAACTCTAAAATTTGTTCACCTTGCCACTGCTGACCCGGTATTCAACAGTAAAGCAGCCCAGCTTGCAGATTTTGTCTCATTTGATCCTGGTCAGGATCTGGTCGTGTATCCGAAGGAATGTCTTGAGACCATATTAACACATACCAATATCCTGTTCACAAACCGCCATGAGATTGAGCGCCTAAGCCAGATGATAGGACGTACCCGAGAGGATCTGGAGGCAGATATTGGAATAGTTGTGGTGACGCTGGACAAGGGAGGCAGTGAGATACACCTTGATGGTAAGCGTTTATTTATTCCTGCCATTCAGGTACAGGCAATGGACCCGACCGGTGCAGGTGATGCTTATAGGGTCGGGTTTTTAGTCGCATATACCAGGGGGTATTCACTGGAAATATGCGGGCGTGTAGGTTCCACAACGGCTTCTTTTGCAGTGGAAAAGGTGGGATGCCAGACAAATCTGCCCACATGGGAGCAGATGAGAGTCAGGTTTAATGATCACTACAAAGACTTTGAATTATATTTAACAGGTCTTTACACTGCTTAAATAAGATTAATATTCATTTTGCAAAGATATTTATACTTGCCTAGCGTGATATTTCATCACTCGTGTTGTTAGGTCCTTGCGTGAGTTACTGACTGAGTCTATCTATGATCGACAAGACAACCACAATGCGGAATATTCCGCGATACAGCCTGGCACGAGGGTTACTGGAATGGACAACGGCTTAGTCCAGTGGGTGAAGTTCCGGAGTTAGTGCGCCAGGCGACAGCACATATTATTAATGCTTAATTCCCGTTATAGCTGTGTCAATATTCTGATGTTTTCCGGGCGATCCACAATAATCTCTTTATCGCCCTCGTATTCGTCCACAATCCCTATTATTTCCACATGATCTGCTGCATTCACAGACCGATTCACCTGACCGGCACCGTTATTGCGATGAATAAATACCTTAGTCAGGCTGTTATCAACATCCACTGTTAAAATCAAATGATCACCTGTAAAAGTTCCCCTCTTTCCAACCACTTCACCATGGAGAATGATATTGTCACCAATTTGGGATTTATCAGAATATTCGGATGGTTCTGCATCATTGGCAATAAAGCCAAAATATGCAATGATCAGCACCATTAGTGCCATGATCATCAAAACAAGAGTAATCTTCTCTTCTTTTTGCAGCATATCAGCAGAAACTTACTCTAATATACTTCCCTGGGATGCGTTTCCAACCATACGCTGGTATCTGGTCAGATAGGACTGCTTGATAGCTAAAACAGGTTTGTGCCATCTGCTCTTTCGCTCTTCCAGTATTGCAGCTGTTACCTTCATATTCAAAATCCGGTTGGGGATATCGATCTCAATGATATCACCTTCTTCAACCAGAGCAATAGGGCCGCCCTGAGCCGCCTCAGGAGTGACATGTCCAATACAGGGTCCACGGGTACCTCCGGAAAACCTCCCGTCAGTGATCAGAGCGACAGACTCGATCAATCCCATGCCTGCAATGGCAGAAGTGGGAGAGAGCATCTCTCTCATACCAGGTCCGCCCATGGGTCCTTCGTAACGGATGACAACCACATCACCGGCTTTGATCTGCCCTTCCATAATGGCCTGCATGGATTTCTCTTCGCTGTCAAATATTCGTGCAT from Methanosarcinales archaeon harbors:
- a CDS encoding carbohydrate kinase family protein — protein: MDNVISVIGHTAYDHLFDITRFAEINSSMPIAGYHIYYGGGAANIAAGIARLGGNSQLISPVGSDFKDSDYEQHLERLGVDTSLMCHLEEEMTASAFIYTDENHDQITYFYWGASKLFPELEPPTLKFVHLATADPVFNSKAAQLADFVSFDPGQDLVVYPKECLETILTHTNILFTNRHEIERLSQMIGRTREDLEADIGIVVVTLDKGGSEIHLDGKRLFIPAIQVQAMDPTGAGDAYRVGFLVAYTRGYSLEICGRVGSTTASFAVEKVGCQTNLPTWEQMRVRFNDHYKDFELYLTGLYTA
- a CDS encoding nucleotide-binding protein: MLQKEEKITLVLMIMALMVLIIAYFGFIANDAEPSEYSDKSQIGDNIILHGEVVGKRGTFTGDHLILTVDVDNSLTKVFIHRNNGAGQVNRSVNAADHVEIIGIVDEYEGDKEIIVDRPENIRILTQL